Proteins from a genomic interval of Equus quagga isolate Etosha38 chromosome 13, UCLA_HA_Equagga_1.0, whole genome shotgun sequence:
- the KLK5 gene encoding kallikrein-5 yields MAAAGPPWTWMVCALIALILRVTEPVLANDVSSCDNPSPRGPSGNPQDLGPGAGVGSRADDDSSSRIVNGTDCAKNSQPWQGALLLQSNRLYCGAVLVDPQWLLTAAHCRKQFFRIRLGHHSLNAIYESGQQMFQGIKAIPHPGYSHPSHSNDLMLIKLNRRIRETQGVKPISIASQCPTAGTSCLVSGWGTTSSPQLSFPKVLQCLNITVLSDDRCRKAYPEQIDETMFCAGDESGRDSCQGDSGGPVVCNGSLQGLVSWGDSPCAQPNRPGVYTNLCRFTKWIQDTIRCNS; encoded by the exons agccTGTTCTTGCAAATGATGTTTCTTCCTGCGACAACCCCTCTCCCCGGGGGCCCTCTGGGAACCCCCAGGACCTTGGGCCTGGGGCCGGGGTGGGGTCCCGGGCGGACGACGACAGCAGCAGCCGCATCGTGAATGGGACCGACTGCGCCAAGAACAGCCAGCCGTGGCAGGGGGCGCTCCTGCTGCAGTCCAACCGGCTCTACTGCGGGGCGGTGCTGGTGGATCCGCAGTGGCTGCTGACGGCTGCCCACTGCCGGAAGCA ATTTTTCAGAATCCGTCTCGGCCACCATTCCCTGAATGCCATCTATGAATCCGGGCAGCAGATGTTCCAGGGGATCAAGGCCATCCCCCACCCCGGCTACTCCCACCCCAGCCACTCCAATGACCTCATGCTCATCAAGCTGAACCGAAGAATCCGTGAGACTCAGGGTGTCAAACCCATCAGCATTGCCTCCCAGTGTCCAACTGCTGGGACCAGCTGCTTGGTGTCTGGCTGGGGAACGACCAGCAGCCCCCAGC TTTCCTTCCCCAAGGTCCTTCAGTGCTTGAACATCACTGTGCTGAGTGATGACAGGTGCAGGAAGGCTTACCCGGAACAGATAGACGAGACTATGTTCTGTGCTGGTGACGAGTCGGGCAGAGACTCCTGCCAG GGTGATTCCGGGGGCCCCGTGGTCTGCAATGGCTCCCTACAGGGCCTTGTGTCCTGGGGCGACTCTCCTTGTGCCCAGCCCAACAGACCCGGCGTCTACACCAACCTCTGCCGGTTCACCAAGTGGATCCAGGACACCATCCGGTGCAACTCATGA